In Nostoc sp. GT001, a genomic segment contains:
- a CDS encoding SDR family oxidoreductase, with protein MISLQNQIILITGASSGIGTACARIFAGAGAKLILAARRLERLQQLADTLSKDFSTEIHLLQLDVRDRHAVESAIATLPSAWSDIDILINNAGLSRGLDKLHEGSFQDWEDMIDTNVKGLLYVSRYVVPGMVSRDRGHVVNLGSIAGHQTYPGGNVYCATKAAVRAISEGLKQDLLGTQVRVTSVDPGMVETEFSEVRFHGNTERANKVYQGVTPLTADDVADVIFFCVTRSPHVNINEVVLMPVDQASATLVNRRA; from the coding sequence ATGATTTCCCTACAAAATCAAATTATTTTGATCACTGGTGCAAGTAGTGGTATTGGTACTGCTTGTGCAAGAATCTTTGCTGGTGCGGGTGCAAAACTGATTTTAGCAGCACGACGGTTAGAACGTTTGCAGCAGCTAGCAGATACTCTGAGTAAAGATTTTAGTACTGAAATTCATTTACTACAATTAGATGTGCGCGATCGCCATGCTGTTGAATCTGCCATTGCGACTCTACCCTCTGCCTGGTCTGACATCGATATTCTCATTAATAATGCTGGTCTAAGTCGTGGTTTAGACAAGTTGCACGAAGGCAGCTTTCAAGACTGGGAAGACATGATTGATACTAACGTTAAGGGTTTACTTTACGTCTCCCGCTATGTCGTTCCGGGAATGGTAAGCCGCGATCGCGGTCATGTGGTAAATTTAGGTTCCATCGCCGGACATCAAACCTATCCTGGTGGTAATGTCTACTGTGCTACCAAAGCTGCTGTCAGAGCAATTTCTGAAGGTTTAAAACAAGACCTATTAGGAACACAGGTACGTGTAACTTCCGTTGACCCTGGTATGGTAGAAACGGAATTTAGCGAGGTACGCTTTCACGGAAATACTGAACGTGCCAACAAAGTCTACCAAGGAGTTACACCCCTAACAGCAGATGATGTGGCTGATGTGATATTTTTCTGTGTGACGCGATCGCCCCATGTCAATATTAATGAAGTTGTGCTAATGCCTGTTGACCAAGCTAGCGCTACCCTAGTTAATCGACGAGCATGA
- a CDS encoding CPXCG motif-containing cysteine-rich protein, translating to MQNTAEYYCAYCGEPNLTFIDLSAGGQQSYVEDCQVCCNPNILYVRVDEDTLDIEIDTESES from the coding sequence ATGCAAAACACAGCTGAGTATTATTGCGCCTATTGCGGCGAACCGAACTTAACTTTTATTGATTTGAGTGCTGGAGGACAGCAATCTTACGTTGAAGATTGTCAAGTTTGTTGTAACCCAAATATTTTGTATGTGCGGGTTGATGAAGACACCCTAGATATCGAGATTGATACTGAATCCGAAAGTTGA
- a CDS encoding N-glycosidase: protein MTIYFYKVWQPYGCFSNFSLHGIHIEGSYWPTVEHYYQAQKFVGSTDAAIIPLIHAAATPEEAATLGRCSTRQLRRDWDLVKTQIMREAVLKKFLTHTDIREVLLKTGDEILVENSPTDSFWGCGANKSGQNHLGKTLMSVREEIRNLLSLTVIYE, encoded by the coding sequence ATGACCATTTACTTTTATAAGGTTTGGCAGCCTTATGGCTGTTTTTCTAACTTTTCTCTCCACGGAATCCACATCGAGGGTTCTTACTGGCCAACGGTTGAGCATTATTATCAAGCGCAAAAGTTTGTAGGCAGCACAGATGCGGCAATTATACCTCTCATCCATGCTGCCGCTACCCCAGAAGAAGCTGCTACTTTGGGAAGATGTAGCACTCGCCAACTGCGTCGAGACTGGGATTTGGTCAAAACTCAAATTATGCGAGAAGCTGTACTCAAAAAGTTTCTCACTCATACTGATATCAGAGAAGTTCTCTTAAAGACAGGTGATGAGATTTTAGTTGAAAATTCCCCAACCGATTCTTTTTGGGGCTGTGGTGCTAATAAAAGCGGTCAAAACCATCTCGGTAAAACTCTCATGAGTGTGCGTGAAGAAATTCGTAATTTACTCTCTTTAACGGTAATTTACGAATAA
- the murG gene encoding undecaprenyldiphospho-muramoylpentapeptide beta-N-acetylglucosaminyltransferase → MANAPIRLLIAASGTGGHLFPAIALAQKLPDYQIEWLGVPDRLETQLVPKQYPLNTIAVEGFQQGFGLDSIRILGKLALSILEVRRILKQGNFQGVFTTGGYIAGPAVIAARSLGLPVIFHESNALPGKVTRFFGPWCSAVALGFEVAAKYLPRAKNVYVGTPVREQFLDRAINAPLDLAIPDGVPLIVVFGGSQGAVAVNKLVRESAKAWFDAGIYVVHLTGDRDPEADSLKHPQYIALPFYNNMAALLQRATLAISRSGAGSLTELAVCGTPAILIPYPFAAEDHQSYNADVFTSSGAALTLKQSELTPETLQNHVLNLLQSPQELAKMGEKAKAIAVPDSADKLAQLMREAIEK, encoded by the coding sequence ATGGCAAACGCACCGATACGATTATTAATAGCTGCCAGTGGGACTGGTGGACATTTGTTTCCAGCGATCGCCCTGGCGCAAAAACTTCCAGACTATCAAATAGAATGGCTGGGAGTACCCGATCGGCTAGAAACTCAACTTGTCCCCAAACAGTATCCCTTGAATACTATTGCAGTTGAAGGGTTTCAGCAAGGGTTTGGACTTGACTCGATTCGCATTTTGGGTAAACTCGCCCTTTCCATTCTAGAAGTCAGACGAATTCTCAAACAGGGGAATTTTCAAGGGGTATTTACCACAGGCGGTTACATTGCCGGGCCAGCCGTCATTGCGGCGCGTTCTCTCGGTTTACCAGTGATTTTCCACGAATCTAACGCCTTACCAGGTAAAGTAACTCGCTTTTTTGGCCCTTGGTGTAGTGCGGTAGCCTTGGGATTTGAAGTCGCTGCTAAGTATTTACCTCGTGCCAAAAATGTCTATGTTGGTACTCCGGTAAGAGAGCAATTTCTTGATAGGGCAATTAATGCGCCACTGGATTTAGCTATTCCTGATGGTGTGCCTTTAATTGTTGTTTTTGGTGGTAGCCAGGGTGCAGTTGCAGTAAATAAGTTGGTGCGCGAATCTGCAAAAGCTTGGTTTGATGCTGGTATTTATGTAGTACATTTAACTGGCGATCGCGATCCCGAAGCAGATAGTCTCAAACATCCACAGTACATAGCCTTACCTTTTTACAACAATATGGCAGCGTTGTTGCAACGAGCAACTCTTGCTATTAGTCGTTCTGGCGCAGGTAGCTTAACAGAATTGGCAGTGTGTGGAACGCCAGCGATTTTGATTCCTTACCCCTTTGCCGCAGAAGACCATCAATCTTACAATGCAGACGTATTTACTTCATCGGGTGCGGCGTTAACACTGAAGCAATCTGAGTTGACGCCTGAAACATTGCAAAATCATGTGTTGAATTTATTGCAGTCACCGCAAGAGTTAGCAAAGATGGGGGAAAAAGCAAAGGCTATCGCAGTTCCTGATAGTGCCGACAAGTTGGCGCAGTTAATGCGTGAGGCGATAGAAAAATAA
- a CDS encoding VOC family protein: MTITLNHTIVPAHDKEASARFFAKIFGLEVELPVGHFAAVHINDALTLDFADAEAFEPHHYAFHVSDEEFDAIFARIKEADIEYSSDPMHQNKGQINHRKEGRGFYFYDSDGHNLELLTRA, from the coding sequence ATGACAATTACTTTAAATCACACCATAGTGCCCGCACATGACAAAGAAGCATCAGCAAGGTTCTTTGCAAAAATTTTCGGTTTAGAGGTCGAGCTTCCCGTTGGTCACTTCGCTGCTGTGCATATAAATGATGCATTAACGCTCGACTTCGCCGACGCTGAAGCGTTCGAGCCACATCATTATGCATTCCATGTCAGTGATGAAGAATTTGATGCAATTTTTGCACGCATCAAAGAGGCAGATATTGAATACAGTAGCGACCCCATGCATCAGAATAAAGGACAAATTAACCACAGAAAGGAAGGTCGTGGCTTCTATTTCTATGATTCCGATGGCCACAACTTAGAATTGTTAACCCGTGCATAG
- a CDS encoding SRPBCC family protein, translated as MLHFKHSSVINAPLEVVWKFHERPDILQLLNPPWQPVQILRREGGLNVGAITEFRLFLGPLPLTWLARHTECEKYRLFTDEQISGPFESWVHRHEFKPENGKTRLNDAISFSMPGGGAVEFVSGWLVQAQLEAMFRYRHYVTKQECE; from the coding sequence ATGCTGCACTTTAAACATTCCTCAGTAATTAACGCGCCACTAGAAGTAGTTTGGAAATTTCACGAAAGGCCAGATATTTTGCAACTGTTGAATCCCCCTTGGCAGCCAGTCCAAATACTCCGCCGTGAGGGAGGGCTGAACGTAGGGGCAATCACAGAATTTCGCCTATTTCTGGGGCCATTACCTTTAACTTGGTTAGCGCGTCATACTGAATGTGAAAAATATCGCCTGTTTACTGATGAACAGATATCTGGCCCCTTTGAATCTTGGGTACATCGACATGAATTTAAACCGGAAAACGGCAAAACCAGATTAAATGACGCTATTTCCTTCTCTATGCCTGGTGGAGGAGCAGTTGAATTTGTCAGTGGTTGGCTAGTGCAAGCGCAATTAGAAGCGATGTTTCGCTACCGCCACTATGTAACTAAACAAGAATGCGAGTAA
- a CDS encoding SemiSWEET transporter, whose amino-acid sequence MPQMLKTWQTKSAKDVSLVTLMTFISGVFLWLIYGIYLQSLPIILANAVTLIFNLIILWLKIKYR is encoded by the coding sequence TTGCCACAGATGCTTAAAACTTGGCAAACCAAATCAGCAAAAGATGTGTCTTTAGTTACGCTGATGACATTCATAAGTGGTGTTTTTTTGTGGCTAATCTATGGAATTTATTTACAATCCTTGCCGATTATTCTTGCTAACGCCGTAACATTGATTTTTAACTTAATTATTCTATGGCTTAAAATTAAATATAGATAA
- the cofG gene encoding 7,8-didemethyl-8-hydroxy-5-deazariboflavin synthase subunit CofG, producing the protein MPINNPRLVTYSPAYTIVPTYECFNRCSYCNFRSEPGKSPWMSLSDADSILKSLQSEKVCEILILSGEVHPHSPKRQAWFERIYDLCELALSMGFLPHTNAGPLSFEEMQKLKRVNISMGLMLEQLTPILLNSVHRHAPSKLPEVRLQQLQWAGELQIPFTTGLLLGIGETVDDWWETLTAISQLHQRYHHIQEVILQPHSPGYQQTFDAPPFDPHQLPEVIAKAREILPPDITIQIPPNLVKDDRWLLACIEAGARDLGGIGPKDEVNPDYPHIQEQALREILQPAGWELVPRLPVYPQFDSWLSGELQIAVKRSRNATLLV; encoded by the coding sequence ATGCCAATTAATAATCCTCGTCTTGTCACTTATAGCCCTGCTTATACAATCGTTCCCACTTACGAGTGCTTTAATCGGTGTAGTTACTGCAACTTTCGCAGCGAACCGGGTAAAAGTCCCTGGATGAGTCTTTCAGATGCAGACAGTATTTTAAAATCACTTCAAAGCGAAAAAGTCTGTGAAATTCTCATACTTAGTGGTGAAGTACATCCTCATTCACCAAAGCGTCAGGCGTGGTTTGAGCGGATTTATGATTTGTGTGAATTAGCGCTTTCAATGGGATTTTTACCTCACACAAATGCGGGGCCACTGAGTTTTGAAGAAATGCAAAAGCTCAAGCGTGTGAATATTTCGATGGGGCTGATGTTGGAACAGTTAACGCCAATATTGTTAAATAGCGTACATCGGCACGCACCGAGTAAATTACCAGAAGTTCGTTTACAGCAATTGCAATGGGCGGGAGAGTTACAGATTCCCTTTACAACTGGCTTACTGTTGGGAATTGGGGAAACAGTTGATGATTGGTGGGAAACACTAACAGCTATATCTCAACTGCATCAACGTTATCACCATATTCAAGAAGTTATCTTGCAACCTCATAGTCCAGGATATCAGCAAACCTTTGATGCACCACCTTTTGACCCTCATCAGTTACCAGAAGTAATTGCTAAAGCGCGTGAGATTTTACCGCCAGATATTACTATTCAAATTCCGCCGAATTTAGTTAAAGATGACCGATGGTTACTCGCTTGTATCGAAGCTGGTGCGAGAGATTTGGGTGGAATAGGGCCAAAAGATGAAGTAAATCCCGATTATCCTCATATACAAGAACAGGCATTAAGAGAAATTTTACAGCCTGCGGGGTGGGAATTAGTGCCCCGTTTGCCAGTTTATCCGCAGTTTGACAGCTGGTTGTCAGGGGAATTACAAATAGCAGTGAAGCGATCGCGGAATGCTACGTTATTGGTTTAA
- the crtW gene encoding beta-carotene ketolase CrtW, which translates to MIPLEQPPSYQTKLTPAVKSKSQFQGIFIAIVIVSTWIMSLSLLLAIDISKLQFWMLLPSIAWQTFLYTGLFITSHDAMHGVVFPQNSKINHLVGTLTLSLYGLLPYKKLLKKHWLHHQNPATKIDPDFHNGEHKNFFAWYFHFMKGYWSWGQIIALTLIYQFANRILHIPHANLITFWVLPSLLSSFQLFYFGTFLPHSEPITGYIQPHYAQTISRPIWWSFITCYHFGYHEEHHEYPHVPWWQLPEIYKAK; encoded by the coding sequence GTGATTCCATTAGAACAACCACCCAGTTATCAAACAAAACTGACTCCAGCAGTGAAAAGTAAATCTCAGTTTCAAGGAATTTTCATTGCTATTGTCATTGTTAGTACATGGATCATGAGCTTGAGTTTATTACTTGCCATTGACATCTCAAAATTACAATTTTGGATGCTATTGCCTAGCATAGCTTGGCAAACATTTTTATATACGGGATTATTTATTACATCTCATGATGCTATGCATGGGGTAGTGTTTCCCCAAAACAGTAAAATCAATCATCTTGTTGGGACATTAACCCTATCTCTGTATGGTCTTTTACCATATAAAAAATTATTGAAAAAGCATTGGTTACACCACCAAAATCCAGCAACTAAAATAGACCCAGATTTTCATAATGGTGAACATAAAAACTTCTTTGCTTGGTATTTCCATTTTATGAAAGGTTACTGGAGTTGGGGACAAATTATTGCTCTAACTCTTATATATCAATTTGCTAATCGTATCCTTCATATACCCCATGCTAATCTAATAACTTTTTGGGTGCTTCCTTCGCTTCTAAGTTCATTCCAATTATTTTATTTTGGTACTTTCCTTCCACATAGCGAACCAATAACAGGTTATATTCAGCCTCACTATGCCCAAACGATTAGCCGTCCAATTTGGTGGTCATTTATCACGTGCTATCATTTTGGCTATCATGAAGAACATCACGAGTATCCTCATGTTCCTTGGTGGCAGTTACCAGAAATTTACAAAGCAAAATAA
- a CDS encoding radical SAM protein: MTSSVFNSERLLFTPTTPDTNAIPIIFAFPNEYSVGITSLGYQVVWATFAMRDDVQVSRLFTDTHEQLPRTPEIVGFSISWELDYVNILNLLESLEIPIRATSRDDYHPIIFGGGPVLTANPEPFADFFDVVLLGDGETLLGNFVEAYKEVRNASRQTQLKRLAQIPGIYVPSLYEVEYHTKDGEVKSIKPISSEIPAVVQKQTYRGNTLSASTVVTEKAAWENIYMVEVVRSCPEMCRFCLASYLTLPFRTASLEDSLIPAIAKGLEVTNRLGLLGASVTQHPEFETLLDYISQPKYDDVRLSIASVRTNTVTVQLAETLTKRDTRSLTIAVESGSEKIRQIVNKKLHNDEIIQAAINAKAGGLKSLKLYGMAGIPGEETEDLEQTVAMMRNIKKAAPGLRLTYGCSTFVPKAHTPFQWFGVNRQAEKRLQFLQKQLKPQGIEFRPESYNWSIIQALLSRGDRRLSQLLELTRDFGDSLGSYKRAFKQLKGQIPDLDFYVHAEWSTEQVLPWSHLQGPLPQSTLLKHLADAKSYINPSPKELQPVLGTRN; encoded by the coding sequence GTGACATCATCTGTATTTAACTCTGAACGCCTCCTTTTTACACCCACCACCCCAGACACGAACGCTATCCCCATAATATTCGCCTTTCCCAACGAGTACAGCGTAGGTATCACTAGCCTTGGTTATCAGGTGGTGTGGGCAACTTTTGCAATGCGTGATGATGTACAGGTGAGTCGCCTGTTTACCGATACTCACGAACAACTCCCTAGAACGCCGGAAATTGTAGGATTTTCGATTTCGTGGGAATTGGATTATGTGAATATTTTAAATTTGCTGGAATCTTTAGAAATTCCTATTCGGGCAACCTCTCGTGATGATTATCATCCGATAATTTTTGGTGGTGGCCCAGTTCTCACGGCTAACCCCGAACCTTTTGCAGATTTTTTCGATGTCGTTTTACTAGGGGATGGTGAAACTCTGTTAGGGAATTTTGTTGAGGCTTACAAAGAAGTCAGAAATGCCTCAAGACAAACTCAACTAAAAAGACTTGCACAAATACCAGGAATTTATGTACCCAGTTTGTATGAGGTGGAATATCACACAAAAGATGGTGAAGTAAAGTCTATTAAACCAATTTCTTCTGAAATTCCCGCAGTGGTGCAAAAGCAAACTTACCGGGGAAATACTCTATCGGCATCGACTGTAGTCACCGAAAAAGCCGCATGGGAAAATATTTACATGGTGGAAGTGGTGAGAAGTTGTCCAGAAATGTGCCGCTTTTGTTTGGCGAGTTATCTCACACTGCCTTTTAGAACAGCCAGTCTGGAAGATTCATTAATTCCAGCGATCGCAAAAGGTTTAGAAGTCACAAATCGGCTAGGATTATTAGGGGCTTCAGTTACTCAGCATCCAGAATTTGAGACTTTGCTAGATTATATTAGTCAGCCAAAGTATGATGATGTCCGTCTCAGTATTGCTTCAGTTAGAACTAATACTGTAACAGTCCAGTTAGCAGAAACTTTGACTAAACGAGACACGCGATCGCTTACCATTGCTGTAGAGAGTGGTTCCGAAAAAATCCGGCAAATCGTCAACAAAAAGCTGCATAACGACGAAATTATCCAAGCAGCCATAAATGCCAAAGCTGGCGGATTAAAAAGCTTGAAACTCTATGGAATGGCCGGAATTCCTGGTGAGGAAACAGAAGATTTAGAACAAACTGTGGCGATGATGCGTAATATCAAAAAAGCTGCGCCGGGATTGCGCTTAACATACGGTTGCAGCACCTTTGTACCCAAAGCACATACGCCGTTTCAATGGTTTGGGGTAAATCGCCAAGCCGAAAAGCGGTTGCAGTTTTTGCAAAAACAGCTAAAACCACAGGGAATAGAGTTTCGCCCAGAAAGCTATAATTGGTCGATTATACAGGCTTTATTGTCGAGAGGCGATCGCAGACTCTCTCAACTTCTCGAACTTACTCGTGACTTTGGCGATTCCTTGGGTAGCTATAAACGTGCTTTCAAGCAACTCAAAGGACAAATCCCCGACTTAGATTTCTACGTCCACGCCGAATGGTCAACAGAACAAGTATTACCCTGGAGCCACTTGCAAGGACCTCTGCCACAGTCTACACTACTAAAGCATTTGGCTGATGCTAAGAGTTATATCAATCCATCCCCAAAAGAATTACAGCCAGTTCTGGGGACTAGGAACTAG
- the aroC gene encoding chorismate synthase, with the protein MGNTFGHLFRITTFGESHGGGVGVVIDGCPPQLEISAEEIQVELDRRRPGQSKITTPRKEADTCEILSGVFEGKTLGTPISILVRNKDTRPQDYDEMAEKYRPSHADATYDAKYGIRNWQGGGRSSARETIGRVAASAIAKKILRQVANVEVIGYVKRIKDLEGVVDPNTVTLEQVESNIVRCPDAECCDRMIELIEQVGRQGDSIGGVVECVARNVPKGLGEPVFDKLEADIAKGVMSLPASKGFEIGSGFGGTLLTGIEHNDEYYIDENGEIRTVTNRSGGIQGGISNGENIILRVAFKPTATIRKEQKTVTREGEETLLAAKGRHDPCVLPRAVPMVEAMVALVLCDHLLRHHGQCKVL; encoded by the coding sequence ATGGGCAACACTTTTGGTCATCTATTTCGCATCACTACTTTTGGTGAATCTCACGGCGGCGGTGTGGGGGTTGTGATTGATGGTTGTCCTCCACAACTAGAAATTTCGGCAGAAGAAATTCAAGTAGAATTAGATAGAAGGCGTCCGGGACAAAGTAAAATCACCACCCCTCGCAAAGAAGCGGATACCTGCGAGATTTTATCAGGTGTATTTGAAGGTAAAACTTTGGGAACGCCTATATCAATTTTGGTACGGAACAAAGATACTCGTCCCCAAGATTATGACGAGATGGCCGAGAAGTATCGCCCTTCTCATGCGGATGCAACTTATGATGCAAAATATGGCATTCGCAATTGGCAAGGTGGGGGTAGGTCGTCAGCGCGTGAGACAATTGGCAGAGTAGCAGCTAGTGCGATCGCTAAAAAAATTCTCCGTCAAGTTGCCAATGTTGAAGTTATCGGTTACGTCAAGCGCATCAAGGACTTGGAAGGTGTAGTTGATCCAAATACCGTCACCTTAGAACAAGTGGAAAGCAACATCGTCCGCTGTCCTGATGCTGAATGTTGCGATCGCATGATTGAATTAATTGAGCAAGTTGGTAGACAAGGTGATTCTATCGGCGGTGTCGTAGAATGTGTGGCGCGTAATGTTCCGAAAGGTTTGGGCGAACCAGTCTTCGATAAATTGGAAGCTGATATTGCTAAGGGTGTGATGTCTCTTCCTGCTAGCAAAGGCTTTGAAATCGGTTCCGGTTTTGGCGGAACGCTGTTAACCGGAATTGAGCATAACGACGAATATTATATTGATGAAAATGGGGAAATTCGCACTGTAACTAACCGTTCTGGTGGTATTCAGGGGGGAATTTCTAACGGGGAAAATATCATTTTACGAGTTGCATTTAAGCCGACGGCGACAATTAGAAAAGAGCAAAAAACAGTAACTCGTGAAGGTGAAGAAACCCTATTAGCAGCAAAAGGAAGACACGATCCTTGTGTGTTACCGCGTGCAGTTCCAATGGTTGAGGCGATGGTGGCGCTGGTGTTGTGTGACCATTTGTTACGACATCATGGACAGTGTAAGGTGTTATAG
- a CDS encoding nuclear transport factor 2 family protein encodes MTNIITALVRRQPKFPANIWLVSFLLTIGLTTGWQRTQAATPQQLSQATTPQNAPADLKNLLTQVDSAANRGDVRGVLQFYSPNFTHGDGLNLQTLEKSLTSLWQRYPKLQYSTKLLSSKPEANGIIAETETKITGLPSGNTNKLALNATIKSRQRIEGGKIVRQDILSERTLLTSGSKPPQIDFKLPQQVQVGQKYNFDAIVQEPLGDDFLLGTALEEPIKPEKFLNPTPVDLQLLTSGGLFKVGQAPSMPGSQWVSAVILRGNGMTMVTQRLQVVKK; translated from the coding sequence ATGACTAACATTATTACCGCCTTAGTGAGACGACAACCCAAATTTCCAGCAAATATCTGGCTGGTTTCGTTTCTGCTGACTATTGGTTTAACAACTGGTTGGCAACGTACTCAAGCTGCAACACCACAGCAATTATCCCAAGCCACAACACCCCAAAATGCACCAGCCGATCTGAAAAACCTGTTGACACAAGTTGATAGCGCTGCTAACCGAGGCGATGTCAGAGGAGTGTTGCAATTTTACAGCCCCAATTTCACTCATGGCGATGGATTAAACCTCCAAACTCTGGAAAAGTCTTTGACTTCACTTTGGCAACGATATCCGAAATTGCAATACAGCACGAAACTGCTATCTTCAAAACCTGAAGCTAATGGGATTATTGCTGAAACAGAAACAAAGATAACTGGCTTACCCTCTGGTAACACTAATAAGTTGGCTCTTAATGCGACGATTAAATCGCGTCAGCGTATTGAAGGCGGAAAAATAGTCCGCCAAGACATTTTGTCAGAACGAACCTTGCTTACCTCTGGTAGCAAACCGCCCCAAATTGATTTTAAATTACCACAGCAGGTGCAAGTTGGTCAGAAGTATAATTTTGATGCGATCGTCCAAGAGCCACTTGGTGATGATTTTCTACTAGGAACGGCGCTAGAAGAACCCATCAAACCAGAGAAATTTCTTAACCCTACACCCGTGGATTTGCAATTATTAACATCTGGCGGACTGTTTAAAGTTGGACAAGCACCATCTATGCCAGGTAGCCAATGGGTTTCTGCCGTCATCCTGCGGGGTAATGGAATGACAATGGTAACTCAGCGCTTGCAAGTGGTGAAGAAGTAG
- the psbA gene encoding photosystem II q(b) protein, giving the protein MTTTLQQRSSANVWDRFCEWITSTNNRIYIGWFGVVMIPTLLAATACFVIAFIAAPPVDIDGIREPVAGSLIYGNNIISGAVVPSSNAIGLHFYPIWEAASLDEWLYNGGPYQLVIFHFLIGVFCYMGREWELSYRLGMRPWIAIAYSAPVAAASAVFLVYPIGQGSFSDGMPLGISGTFNFMIVFQAEHNILMHPFHQLGVAGVFGGSLFSAMHGSLVTSSLVRETTETESQNYGYKFGQEEETYNIVAAHGYFGRLIFQYASFNNSRSLHFFLAAWPVIGIWFTALGVSTMAFNLNGFNFNQSIIDSEGRVIATWADVINRANLGMEVMHERNAHNFPLDLAAGDSAPVALTAPAING; this is encoded by the coding sequence ATGACAACAACCTTACAACAGCGCTCAAGCGCTAACGTATGGGATCGATTCTGTGAATGGATCACCAGCACCAACAACCGGATCTACATCGGTTGGTTCGGCGTAGTAATGATTCCAACCTTGCTAGCCGCAACAGCTTGCTTCGTAATCGCCTTCATCGCCGCTCCTCCCGTTGACATCGATGGAATCCGCGAACCAGTAGCAGGTTCCTTGATATACGGAAACAACATAATTTCCGGTGCAGTAGTACCTTCCTCCAACGCTATCGGTTTACACTTCTACCCAATTTGGGAAGCAGCATCCTTAGATGAGTGGTTGTACAACGGTGGTCCTTACCAATTGGTAATCTTCCACTTCCTGATAGGCGTATTCTGCTACATGGGACGTGAATGGGAACTATCCTACCGGTTAGGAATGCGTCCTTGGATTGCGATTGCATATTCAGCACCAGTAGCAGCAGCAAGTGCAGTATTCTTGGTATACCCAATCGGACAAGGTTCATTCTCTGATGGTATGCCTTTAGGTATCTCAGGAACCTTCAACTTCATGATCGTGTTCCAAGCAGAACACAACATCTTGATGCACCCCTTCCACCAACTAGGTGTAGCAGGTGTATTCGGCGGAAGTTTGTTCTCAGCAATGCACGGTTCACTCGTAACTTCCTCCTTAGTTCGTGAAACCACCGAAACCGAGTCACAAAACTACGGTTACAAATTCGGTCAAGAAGAAGAAACCTACAACATCGTTGCAGCCCACGGCTACTTCGGTCGGTTAATCTTCCAATACGCTTCCTTCAACAACAGCCGTTCACTGCACTTCTTCCTCGCAGCATGGCCTGTAATCGGCATCTGGTTCACCGCCTTGGGTGTAAGCACAATGGCGTTCAACTTGAACGGTTTCAACTTCAACCAATCAATCATTGACTCTGAAGGTCGTGTGATTGCAACTTGGGCGGATGTAATCAACCGGGCTAACCTGGGTATGGAAGTAATGCACGAGCGCAATGCTCACAACTTCCCTCTCGATTTGGCTGCTGGCGATTCTGCTCCTGTTGCTCTTACTGCTCCTGCTATCAACGGTTAA